In the Rhinoderma darwinii isolate aRhiDar2 chromosome 13, aRhiDar2.hap1, whole genome shotgun sequence genome, one interval contains:
- the LOC142666000 gene encoding keratin, type I cytoskeletal 12-like — protein sequence MSYSYKQSSSHQVSSSRGYSGGAGSFSQGGAQSGGFGGGAAFGGGAGSYGGGSAGYGAGAGGYSSESAGYGFSGGAGGGAGGGFGGSYGGGAGGGYGGGDSIFSANEKQTMQNLNDRLASYLDKVHALEAANAELERKIKEWYEKQRPGSTTGEGGKDYSKYYATIEQLKGQIITATNENASIVLQIDNARLAADDFKMKYENEMALRQSVEADTNGLRRVLDDLTLSKSDMESQFEGLTEEIALLKKNHEDEVKGSQGVTVGEVTVEMNAAPGNDLTKILNDMRAQYEAMAEKNRKDAEDQFNKMSDGLKKEISSGAELVQTNKSEMSDLKRTLQALEIELQSQLAMKKSLDETLAETEGRYCMQISQLQAKISAIEEQLTQLRADIECQTAEYEDLLDIKTRLEAEIETYRKLLDGEGGTGETSTKPPAPKPAPTPAPTPAPQNTDNKSGSGSGKGVKRTRRVKKVIDILEDGKVVGTEIKEEIEEY from the exons ATGTCCTACTCTTATAAACAGTCATCATCTCACCAAGTCTCATCCTCACGAGGATACAGTGGAGGCGCAGGTAGCTTTAGCCAAGGTGGAGCACAAAGTGGTGGTTTTGGTGGTGGAGCAGCCTTTGGTGGTGGTGCTGGCAGTTATGGTGGTGGTTCTGCAGGATATGGAGCAGGTGCTGGTGGTTATAGCAGTGAATCTGCCGGCTATGGTTTTAGTGGAGGTGCTGGTGGTGGAGCAGGTGGCGGATTTGGAGGAAGCTATGGTGGTGGTGCTGGAGGTGGCTATGGAGGAGGTGACAGCATCTTCTCTGCAAATGAGAAACAAACAATGCAGAATCTCAATGACCGCTTGGCCAGTTATTTGGATAAAGTCCACGCCCTGGAAGCGGCAAATGCTGAGCTTGAACGTAAGATTAAAGAATGGTATGAAAAGCAAAGGCCAGGCAGTACCACTGGTGAAGGAGGAAAGGACTACTCCAAGTATTATGCCACAATTGAACAGCTCAAGGGTCAG ATTATTACAGCTACCAATGAGAACGCAAGCATAGTCTTGCAAATTGACAATGCCAGGCTTGCTGCCGATGACTTCAAGATGAA GTATGAGAACGAGATGGCTCTCCGCCAGAGCGTAGAGGCCGATACCAATGGCCTGCGCCGAGTCCTGGATGACCTGACCTTGTCCAAGTCGGATATGGAATCCCAATTTGAGGGTCTCACTGAAGAGATTGCTCTTCTCAAGAAGAACCATGAAGAT GAAGTTAAGGGATCCCAGGGAGTAACTGTTGGTGAAGTCACTGTAGAAATGAATGCTGCACCAGGTAACGATCTGACCAAGATACTGAATGATATGCGAGCACAGTATGAAGCTATGGCTGAGAAGAATCGTAAGGATGCTGAAGACCAATTCAATAAAATG AGCGATGGTCTGAAGAAAGAAATATCCAGTGGAGCAGAACTAGTGCAGACAAACAAGAGTGAAATGTCTGACTTGAAGAGGACACTTCAAGCTTTGGAGATCGAGCTTCAGTCACAACTTGCTATG AAAAAGTCACTTGATGAAACATTGGCAGAGACAGAAGGGCGTTATTGCATGCAGATTTCACAACTGCAGGCAAAAATTTCGGCAATTGAAGAGCAACTGACACAGCTTAGGGCAGACATAGAGTGCCAGACTGCAGAATATGAAGATCTGCTGGACATTAAGACCAGGTTGGAAGCAGAGATTGAGACATACCGCAAGCTCCTGGATGGAGAAGG TGGTACAGGAGAAACCAGCACAAAACCACCAGCACCAAAACCAGCACCAACACCAGCACCAACACCAGCACCTCAAAATACCGATAACAAGAGTGGCTCAGGATCAGGCAAAG GAGTAAAAAGGACAAGGAGAGTAAAGAAGGTTATTGACATCTTGGAGGATGGAAAAGTTGTGGGGACAGAAATTAAGGAAGAAATTGAAGAATACTAA
- the LOC142665462 gene encoding keratin-3, type I cytoskeletal 51 kDa-like, with the protein MSYSLKQSSSHQVSSSSSRGYSGGAGGYGQGGAQGGVSFAGGAGFGGGAGSYGGGSAGYGASAGGYSSEYAGYGFSGGAGGGAGGGAAGGFGGSYGGGAGGGYGGGDSIFSGNEKQTMQNLNDRLASYLDKVHALEAANAELERKIKEWYEKQRPGSTTGEGGKDYSKYYAAIEDLKAKIITATNDNASIVLQIDNARLAADDFKMKYENELALRHSVEADINGLRRVLDDLTLTKTDMESQLESLTEEIALLKKNHEDEVKGSQEVTVGEVNVEMNAAPGNDLTKILNDMRAQYEAMAEKNRKDAEDQFNKMSDGLKKEITTAAVTVTTTKSEVSDLKKTLQALEIELQSQLAMKKSLDETLAETEGRYCMQIARLQAQISAIEEQLTQLRAEIECQTAEYEDLLDIKTRLEAEIETYRKLLDGEG; encoded by the exons atgtcctattctttaaAACAATCATCTTCTCACCAAGTTTCATCCTCTAGCTCCAGGGGTTACAGTGGAGGGGCAGGTGGCTACGGCCAAGGTGGAGCACAAGGTGGAGTAAGCTTTGCAGGGGGTGCTGGATTTGGTGGTGGTGCTGGCAGTTATGGTGGTGGTTCTGCAGGATATGGAGCAAGTGCTGGTGGTTATAGCAGTGAATATGCCGGCTATGGTTTTAGTGGAGGTGCTGGTGGTGGTGCTGGAGGTGGAGCAGCTGGCGGATTTGGAGGAAGCTATGGTGGTGGTGCTGGAGGTGGCTATGGAGGAGGTGACAGCATCTTCTCTGGAAATGAGAAACAAACAATGCAGAATCTTAATGACCGCTTGGCCAGTTATTTGGATAAAGTCCACGCCCTGGAAGCGGCAAATGCTGAGCTTGAACGTAAGATTAAGGAATGGTATGAAAAGCAAAGGCCAGGCAGTACCACTGGTGAAGGAGGAAAGGACTACTCCAAGTATTATGCCGCAATTGAGGATCTCAAGGCTAAG ATTATTACAGCCACCAATGACAACGCAAGCATAGTCTTGCAAATCGACAATGCCAGGCTTGCTGCCGATGACTTCAAGATGAA GTATGAGAATGAGCTGGCTCTCCGCCACAGCGTAGAGGCTGATATCAATGGCCTGCGCAGAGTCCTGGATGACCTGACCTTGACCAAGACTGATATGGAATCTCAGCTTGAAAGTCTCACTGAAGAGATTGCTCTTCTCAAGAAGAACCATGAAGAT GAGGTTAAGGGATCGCAGGAAGTAACTGTGGGTGAAGTCAATGTCGAAATGAATGCTGCACCGGGTAATGATCTGACCAAGATACTGAATGATATGCGAGCACAGTATGAAGCAATGGCTGAGAAGAATCGTAAGGATGCTGAAGACCAATTCAATAAAATG AGTGATGGTTTGAAAAAAGAGATAACCACCGCAGCAGTAACAGTTACTACCACCAAGAGTGAAGTATCTGACCTAAAGAAGACGCTTCAAGCTTTGGAGATCGAGCTTCAATCCCAGCTTGCCATG AAAAAATCACTGGATGAAACATTGGCAGAGACAGAAGGGCGTTATTGCATGCAGATTGCACGACTGCAGGCACAAATTTCTGCAATTGAAGAGCAACTGACACAGCTTAGGGCAGAGATAGAGTGCCAGACTGCAGAATATGAAGATCTGCTGGACATTAAGACCAGGTTGGAAGCAGAGATTGAGACATACCGCAAGCTCCTGGATGGAGAAGGGTAA
- the LOC142666205 gene encoding keratin, type I cytoskeletal 12-like, which translates to MSYRSSNIQEAYGNAGSNGAGQTNNCDEGSQQMNSAGSHNEHRSSSLRNAQRGGSGEATAVEGSGSSHSNSQRGNTNSDSGKDGFSGSSSTSRHRGGSEVHSSGQTGTGNGGNSSGNVGRQTDRYGSSSSGHAGGSTMGGNSSSGGHAGGSRGSSGGYAGGSSGGHRGSPSGYSSGSSGHRVSFSGSSGSVSRSGGGSFSGNFSSRSTGGYSSRSSGGRQNVGSGFSGVSGNGGIGGFSGGSSIGGQRGGFSTCSLGGFSNGEGLLQAGEKETMQNLNSRLSAYMDKVRDLEDSNSELEDKIRSWYETHKPQKVDNSKYYNTIEDLKEKITSATMDINQLNVEVDNARLAADDFRVKYESELSMRQSVESDIEGLRKVLDDLTLEKASLESQVENLREEIAFNKKNHEQEMKGLQGQTSDVNVQVDAAPGINILKVLNDMRAQYEDLAEENRKKAEEEYNQKITELSNEISYSSEEIETGKSEATELKRTMQSMEIDLQSQHAMKSSLEKTLAETKGRYSFKLAQIQEMVSNLEDQLSQVRSDMENEAYEYKLLLDIKTRLENEIEMYRKLLDGGYDSSNGTSTGSNNGTSNGSRNGSSNGSRNGPSNGPSNGSSNGSSNGSSNVSRHGSSNGSSNAESSSRRDGRADSSSVTDPKKNRLVTTITEERVDGRLISTKVDKIEQKLC; encoded by the exons atgtcctACAGAAGCTCAAACATCCAAGAAGCTTACGGGAATGCTGGATCCAATGGGGCAGGACAAACCAACAACTGTGACGAAGGTTCTCAACAAATGAATTCTGCAGGATCACATAATGAGCACAGGTCCAGTTCTCTGCGAAATGCCCAAAGAGGAGGCAGTGGAGAAGCAACTGCTGTAGAGGGTTCTGGTTCAAGTCACAGTAATAGCCAGAGAGGTAATACAAACTCAGACAGTGGTAAGGATGGTTTCTCAGGCAGCAGCTCAACGTCTAGACACAGAGGAGGCTCAGAAGTACATTCAAGTGGACAAACAGGGACAGGGAATGGTGGTAATTCCAGTGGAAATGTTGGAAGACAAACTGATAGGTATGGTAGCAGCTCCTCTGGACATGCTGGTGGCTCCACTATGGGAGGCAATAGCAGCTCTGGTGGGCATGCTGGTGGATCCAGAGGCAGTTCTGGTGGATATGCTGGTGGTTCTAGTGGAGGCCACAGGGGCAGTCCCAGTGGGTATAGCAGTGGTTCTAGTGGACACAGAGTAAGCTTTAGTGGTAGCTCCGGCAGTGTCTCAAGAAGTGGAGGTGGAAGCTTCAGTGGTAATTTCAGTAGTAGGTCAACAGGTGGATATTCTAGTAGAAGCTCAGGTGGCCGACAAAATGTTGGCAGTGGTTTTAGTGGAGTTTCTGGAAATGGAGGCATTGGTGGTTTTAGTGGAGGAAGTTCAATTGGTGGGCAAAGAGGAGGTTTCAGTACATGTTCATTAGGTGGCTTCTCAAATGGAGAAGGACTTCTACAGGCAGGAGAGAAGGAAACCATGCAGAATCTAAATTCCCGTTTATCTGCCTATATGGATAAGGTGAGGGATTTGGAAGACTCAAATTCTGAACTTGAGGATAAAATCAGATCCTGGTATGAAACACATAAACCTCAAAAAGTTGACAACAGCAAGTATTACAATACCATTGAAGACCTCAAAGAAAAG ATCACTTCTGCTACTATGGATATTAACCAACTCAATGTCGAGGTTGACAATGCCAGGCTGGCAGCTGATGACTTCAGAGTAAA GTATGAGAGTGAGCTTAGCATGCGCCAGAGTGTGGAATCGGACATTGAAGGATTACGTAAAGTTCTGGATGATTTGACTCTGGAAAAGGCTAGTCTTGAGAGTCAGGTTGAAAATCTAAgagaagaaattgcttttaacAAGAAAAACCATGAGCAG GAGATGAAGGGCTTGCAAGGACAAACCAGTGATGTCAATGTTCAAGTGGATGCTGCTCCAGGAATCAACATCCTGAAAGTTCTTAATGACATGAGGGCTCAGTATGAAGACCTGGCAGAAGAAAATCGGAAGAAGGCAGAAGAGGAATACAATCAAAAG ATCACTGAACTGAGCAACGAGATTTCTTATAGTAGTGAAGAAATTGAGACTGGCAAGTCTGAGGCTACCGAATTGAAACGTACTATGCAGTCCATGGAAATAGACCTCCAGAGTCAACATGCCATg AAAAGCTCCCTGGAGAAGACATTGGCTGAGACTAAGGGTCGCTATTCATTCAAGCTAGCTCAGATTCAAGAAATGGTCTCCAACCTGGAGGATCAATTATCTCAAGTGCGTAGTGATATGGAGAACGAAGCTTACGAGTACAAACTACTTCTGGACATCAAGACCAGGCTGGAAAATGAGATTGAAATGTACCGCAAATTGCTGGATGGTGGATA TGATTCAAGCAATGGTACAAGCACTGGTTCAAACAATGGTACAAGCAATGGTTCAAGAAATGGTTCAAGCAATGGTTCAAGAAATGGTCCAAGCAATGGTCCAAGCAATGGTTCAAGCAATGGTTCAAGCAATGGTTCAAGCAATGTTTCAAGACATGGTTCAAGCAATGGTTCAAGCAACGCTGAATCGTCTTCAAGACGAGATGGAAGAGCTGATTCATCATCAGTGACAG ATC